The Metabacillus litoralis genome contains a region encoding:
- a CDS encoding transglycosylase domain-containing protein codes for MSKKDEKQRRFSPFNKDIAKGLRISYNVIGNLLLLFLIIGLIGICFAGGVGAGYFASLVKDEPIRSYENMRNDIYNYEETSLIYFDENVYLGKLNADIEREEVKLENVSKHVINAVVATEDELFYEHHGVVPKAIMRALFQEFTNASVQTGGSTLTQQLIKNQILTNEVSFDRKAKEILLALRLEKFFEKDEIIEAYLNVADFGRNSNGKNIAGVQAAAKGIFGVEAKDLSIPQAAFIAGLPQSPFGYTPFSNDGGAVKESLEPGINRMKTVLSRMYTGGFITKEEYEEALTYDIRANLTPKKPSSIERYPYLTYEVEDRAIDIIMVKLAEKDGYTEEEIKKDDDLQAQYRSLADKDLRQNGYRIHTTINKEIYDKMQEVVDEYGYYGSDKPEKVKDPDTGETITVQEPVEVGGVLIENTTGKIISFVGGRDFNRENLNHATDALRPNGSTMKPLLVYAPSMELGKSQPGTVIADVPMTGSWKPKNYGGGYHGLTSARTALKYSYNVPAAKTYMEIMNQNPVSYLEKMGFSTLTEEDYGIASLSLGAMTKGVTVEENVNAYGTFANQGKFVDAYLIEKIEASNGDVIFQHEKVENEVFSAQTAYLTLDMMRDVIRSGTAASLNSYLSFSADWAGKTGTGQDYRDAWFVATNPNVSFGTWIGYDTPKPLEQNYKGMSYSKRNILLWAKLMNVAYEVNPELVAPKNRFEMPGGIVRRSYCALTGELPSALCREAGLVTTDLFNAKYVPTKVDDSLTRGKYVFVKDRAYKVPSTAPSEFVQEGVMLKKEILDKHNISNVSDLKRLLPNTVKWGNLVVTEGKEITDNGASPSQVSGVSASGTRISWRANGDNDILGYRVYAAANFSTNFKKVASVPASNSLSVTVGSNPAAYYVVAVDVAGHESVPSSIVKIGDYAEEKPKVEPPPKPEEPNEETQPAEQTEGEPETPSPSEPVTE; via the coding sequence ATGAGCAAAAAGGATGAAAAACAAAGGCGTTTCTCACCTTTTAACAAAGATATTGCCAAAGGTCTCCGGATATCATATAACGTCATTGGAAATCTACTTTTATTATTTCTTATTATAGGACTTATTGGTATATGCTTTGCAGGAGGTGTAGGTGCCGGGTATTTTGCTTCGCTTGTAAAAGACGAGCCCATTCGTTCATACGAAAACATGAGAAATGACATATACAACTATGAAGAAACTTCTCTCATTTATTTCGATGAAAACGTCTACTTAGGTAAATTAAATGCCGATATCGAGCGAGAGGAAGTAAAGCTGGAGAATGTTTCAAAACATGTTATAAATGCTGTTGTTGCAACAGAGGACGAACTCTTCTATGAACATCATGGTGTCGTTCCAAAAGCGATCATGCGCGCACTTTTTCAGGAGTTTACAAATGCATCTGTACAAACAGGTGGAAGTACACTCACACAACAATTGATTAAAAATCAAATATTAACAAATGAAGTATCTTTTGACAGAAAAGCAAAAGAAATTCTGTTAGCTTTACGACTAGAAAAATTCTTTGAGAAAGATGAAATCATTGAAGCTTATTTAAATGTAGCAGATTTTGGTCGTAATTCAAATGGAAAAAATATTGCAGGTGTTCAAGCAGCCGCCAAAGGAATTTTTGGTGTTGAAGCAAAGGATCTAAGTATCCCACAAGCTGCATTTATCGCTGGATTACCACAAAGTCCATTCGGATATACACCATTCTCAAATGATGGTGGGGCAGTAAAGGAAAGTCTTGAGCCTGGTATTAATCGAATGAAAACTGTACTAAGCCGTATGTATACAGGTGGCTTTATTACAAAAGAAGAATATGAAGAGGCACTTACGTATGACATCCGTGCGAATTTAACACCAAAGAAGCCTTCTTCTATTGAACGGTACCCATATTTAACATATGAGGTTGAAGATCGTGCAATTGACATAATTATGGTCAAACTTGCAGAAAAAGATGGATATACAGAAGAAGAAATTAAAAAAGATGATGACTTACAGGCACAATATCGTTCTTTAGCAGATAAAGACCTTAGACAAAATGGATATCGAATTCACACAACAATAAATAAAGAGATTTACGATAAAATGCAAGAAGTGGTTGATGAGTATGGGTATTACGGCAGTGATAAGCCTGAAAAGGTAAAAGACCCGGATACTGGAGAAACCATTACTGTACAAGAACCTGTTGAGGTTGGTGGTGTTTTAATTGAAAATACCACTGGAAAAATCATTAGTTTTGTTGGTGGGCGTGACTTTAATCGAGAAAATCTAAATCACGCAACTGATGCCCTGCGTCCAAATGGTTCAACGATGAAGCCATTGCTCGTTTATGCTCCTTCTATGGAGCTCGGAAAATCTCAACCTGGGACAGTTATTGCCGATGTTCCGATGACTGGATCATGGAAACCAAAGAACTACGGTGGAGGCTATCATGGCTTAACTAGTGCTAGAACAGCACTAAAATACTCTTACAACGTTCCAGCTGCTAAAACCTACATGGAGATTATGAATCAAAATCCAGTATCTTACTTGGAAAAGATGGGCTTTAGTACGCTAACTGAAGAAGATTATGGAATTGCTTCACTTAGTTTAGGAGCTATGACAAAGGGTGTAACCGTTGAGGAAAATGTTAATGCATATGGAACCTTTGCTAATCAAGGTAAATTTGTTGATGCTTATTTAATTGAAAAAATTGAAGCAAGTAATGGTGATGTTATTTTCCAACATGAAAAAGTGGAAAACGAAGTATTTTCAGCTCAAACTGCCTACCTTACTCTTGATATGATGCGTGATGTTATTAGAAGCGGTACAGCTGCTTCACTAAATAGTTATCTTTCATTTAGTGCGGATTGGGCAGGAAAAACAGGAACTGGTCAAGATTATAGAGATGCATGGTTTGTTGCCACAAACCCAAATGTATCGTTTGGAACATGGATTGGTTATGATACACCAAAACCACTAGAGCAAAATTATAAAGGAATGTCATATAGCAAAAGAAACATTCTGTTATGGGCAAAATTGATGAATGTTGCTTATGAAGTAAATCCAGAATTAGTTGCACCGAAAAATCGTTTTGAAATGCCAGGGGGAATTGTTAGACGTTCTTACTGTGCTCTAACCGGTGAGCTACCTTCTGCTTTATGTCGAGAGGCTGGTCTTGTTACAACAGATCTTTTCAATGCAAAGTATGTTCCAACTAAAGTTGATGACAGCTTAACAAGAGGCAAATATGTGTTTGTTAAAGATCGGGCTTATAAAGTTCCTTCAACAGCTCCTTCTGAGTTTGTTCAAGAAGGTGTTATGTTGAAGAAAGAAATTCTCGATAAACACAATATTAGTAATGTTAGTGATCTCAAACGACTGTTACCTAACACTGTGAAATGGGGTAATTTAGTTGTAACTGAAGGAAAAGAAATTACCGATAACGGTGCATCTCCTAGCCAAGTAAGCGGGGTATCAGCAAGTGGAACGAGAATTAGTTGGAGAGCAAATGGAGACAACGACATCCTTGGATACCGTGTCTATGCTGCAGCTAATTTTTCAACGAACTTTAAAAAGGTTGCAAGCGTTCCAGCTTCAAATTCATTGTCTGTTACCGTTGGTAGCAATCCTGCTGCTTATTATGTAGTTGCAGTTGACGTAGCTGGCCATGAATCAGTGCCTTCAAGTATAGTAAAAATTGGGGATTATGCTGAGGAAAAACCGAAGGTAGAACCCCCTCCTAAGCCAGAGGAACCAAATGAAGAAACACAACCTGCAGAACAAACAGAAGGAGAGCCAGAAACTCCCTCTCCTTCTGAACCAGTAACAGAATAA
- a CDS encoding acetoin utilization protein AcuC has protein sequence MTKKDTVFVYSPLFQQYKFHNDHPFNQLRVELTYDLLKEIKALDEADLVTPRMATIDELALIHDRKYIKAVELAGHGKLQNEEALNYGIGTEDTPIFPNMHEASSLLVGGTLTAVDYVMEGKATHAANFGGGLHHGFRGKASGFCIYNDSSVAIKYMQEKYGVKVLYIDTDAHHGDGVQWTFYDDPNVCTLSIHETGRYLFPGTGNVTERGAGKGYGYSFNIPLDAFTEDESWLDAYRTSIEEVAAFFKPDVILTQNGADAHYHDPLTHLSATMAIYHEIPKIAHEIAHKYCGGRWIAVGGGGYDIWRVVPRAWSLIWLEMNQKNIPDTIPKSWIDKWQKKSPVKLPERWYDHEDLYKPIPRKAEIEEKNALTVEKALLPIRPSK, from the coding sequence ATGACAAAGAAAGATACTGTATTTGTCTACTCTCCCCTATTTCAGCAGTATAAGTTTCATAATGATCACCCTTTTAATCAATTACGAGTTGAACTAACCTATGATCTACTAAAAGAAATAAAGGCACTTGATGAAGCAGACCTCGTTACACCTAGAATGGCTACAATAGATGAATTAGCACTAATTCATGATCGAAAATATATTAAAGCTGTAGAATTAGCTGGACACGGAAAATTGCAAAATGAGGAAGCACTCAACTATGGGATCGGCACAGAAGATACTCCAATCTTTCCTAACATGCACGAAGCGAGTTCATTACTTGTAGGAGGAACCTTGACTGCTGTTGATTATGTAATGGAAGGGAAAGCAACACATGCCGCAAATTTTGGTGGAGGACTACATCATGGGTTTAGAGGAAAAGCATCCGGATTTTGCATTTATAATGATAGCTCTGTAGCGATAAAATATATGCAGGAGAAATATGGTGTAAAAGTTTTATATATCGATACCGATGCTCATCATGGCGATGGAGTTCAGTGGACTTTTTATGATGATCCGAATGTATGTACACTTTCTATTCATGAAACGGGCAGATACCTATTCCCTGGAACAGGAAATGTAACAGAACGTGGCGCCGGTAAAGGATATGGCTACTCCTTTAACATTCCTTTAGATGCGTTCACAGAGGATGAATCATGGCTTGATGCCTACCGTACCTCTATAGAGGAGGTTGCCGCTTTTTTTAAACCAGATGTTATTCTAACACAAAACGGAGCAGATGCACATTATCATGATCCCTTAACACATTTATCGGCTACAATGGCCATTTATCACGAAATTCCTAAAATTGCTCATGAAATTGCCCACAAATATTGTGGTGGCCGATGGATAGCAGTTGGTGGTGGGGGATATGATATTTGGAGAGTTGTTCCTAGAGCATGGAGCTTAATATGGCTTGAAATGAATCAAAAAAACATTCCTGATACCATCCCAAAATCATGGATTGATAAATGGCAAAAAAAATCTCCAGTAAAATTACCAGAGCGTTGGTACGATCATGAAGATCTTTATAAACCAATCCCTAGGAAAGCTGAGATTGAAGAAAAAAATGCCTTAACAGTTGAAAAAGCACTTTTACCTATCCGACCAAGTAAATAG
- a CDS encoding bifunctional 3-deoxy-7-phosphoheptulonate synthase/chorismate mutase: MSNAELEALRERADEINLQILKLINERGRVVQEIGKAKDAQGVHRYDPVRERKMLNSIKEYNDGPFENSTLQHIFKEIFKASLELQEDDHSKALLVSRKKKPEDTIVEVNGVRIGDGSQSFIIGPCAVESYDQVASVAEQAVKQGIKILRGGAFKPRTSPYDFQGLGLEGLKILRKVGDEYGLAIISEIVNPADIETALDYVDIIQIGARNMQNFELLKAAGAVRKPVLLKRGLAATIDEFVNAAEYIISQGNDQIILCERGIRTYERATRNTLDISAVPILKQETHLPVFVDVTHSTGRRDLLVPTAKAALAIGADGVMAEVHPDPAVALSDSAQQMDFDQFSNFISELKPLVKVNA, translated from the coding sequence ATGAGTAATGCGGAATTAGAAGCATTAAGAGAGAGAGCAGATGAGATTAATTTACAGATTTTAAAGTTAATTAATGAGCGAGGAAGAGTTGTGCAGGAGATCGGGAAAGCGAAAGATGCACAAGGTGTACATCGTTATGATCCTGTTCGCGAGCGCAAAATGTTAAATAGTATTAAGGAATATAACGATGGACCATTCGAAAACTCTACATTACAACATATTTTCAAAGAAATCTTTAAAGCTAGCCTAGAGCTGCAGGAAGATGATCATAGTAAAGCTTTACTAGTTTCACGTAAGAAAAAACCTGAGGACACAATTGTTGAAGTAAACGGTGTAAGAATTGGTGATGGAAGTCAATCGTTTATTATCGGTCCATGTGCTGTAGAAAGCTATGATCAGGTAGCATCTGTTGCAGAACAGGCTGTGAAACAAGGGATTAAAATTCTTCGCGGTGGTGCGTTTAAACCACGTACTAGTCCATATGACTTCCAAGGTCTTGGTCTTGAAGGTTTAAAGATTTTAAGAAAAGTTGGAGATGAATATGGCTTAGCTATTATTAGTGAAATTGTTAACCCGGCTGATATTGAAACGGCGCTAGACTATGTTGATATCATTCAAATTGGTGCACGTAACATGCAGAACTTTGAATTGTTAAAAGCAGCTGGAGCTGTTCGAAAACCAGTACTCTTAAAGCGTGGCTTAGCAGCAACAATTGACGAATTTGTTAATGCTGCAGAATATATTATCTCACAAGGAAATGACCAAATCATTTTATGTGAGCGTGGTATTCGTACTTATGAGCGTGCTACTAGAAATACATTGGATATTTCTGCTGTACCAATCTTAAAACAAGAAACTCATTTACCAGTCTTTGTTGATGTAACTCATTCAACTGGAAGAAGAGATTTACTTGTTCCAACAGCGAAAGCAGCATTGGCTATTGGAGCTGATGGTGTAATGGCAGAAGTTCATCCAGATCCTGCTGTTGCTTTATCAGATTCGGCGCAGCAAATGGATTTTGATCAATTCAGCAATTTTATATCTGAACTAAAACCTTTAGTAAAAGTAAACGCATAA
- the ccpA gene encoding catabolite control protein A produces the protein MSSVTIYDVAREANVSMATVSRVVNGNPNVKPTTRKKVLDAIERLGYRPNAVARGLASKKTTTVGVIIPDISSIFYSELARGIEDIATMYKYNIILSNSDQNKDKELHLLNTMLGKQVDGIVFMSGNVTEELVEQFKRSPVPIVLAASVDLTGTTPSVNINYEQAAYDVISMLIEKGHKRIAYVEGPAEEPVNRLKKSVGYKRALEEAGLPFDEELVVEGDYTYDSGIEAFDKIDELQEKPTAIFVGTDEMALGVIHGAQDRQYSIPEDFEIVGFDNTRLATMVRPQLTTVVQPTYDIGAVAMRLLTKYMNKEEVENHIVELPHRIEYRQSTK, from the coding sequence ATGTCAAGTGTTACAATATATGATGTTGCTCGTGAAGCAAATGTTTCAATGGCAACTGTTTCTCGTGTAGTAAACGGAAATCCCAATGTTAAACCAACAACAAGAAAAAAAGTTTTAGATGCTATTGAGCGATTAGGGTACCGTCCAAACGCAGTGGCTAGAGGATTGGCTAGTAAAAAAACCACAACTGTAGGAGTCATTATCCCGGATATCTCAAGTATTTTCTATTCAGAATTAGCCCGTGGAATTGAAGATATTGCTACGATGTACAAGTACAATATTATTTTAAGTAATTCTGATCAAAATAAAGATAAGGAATTACATCTGTTAAATACAATGTTAGGGAAACAAGTGGACGGAATTGTGTTCATGAGTGGAAATGTAACAGAAGAGTTAGTAGAACAATTTAAACGTTCTCCAGTACCAATTGTTTTAGCTGCATCTGTTGATTTAACAGGAACAACACCTTCGGTTAATATTAATTACGAGCAGGCGGCATATGATGTTATTTCTATGTTAATTGAGAAGGGACATAAAAGAATCGCATATGTTGAAGGACCAGCAGAAGAGCCTGTTAACCGCTTGAAAAAATCAGTTGGATATAAACGTGCCTTAGAAGAGGCAGGACTTCCTTTTGATGAAGAATTAGTTGTCGAAGGTGATTATACGTACGATTCTGGAATTGAAGCTTTTGATAAGATTGATGAATTACAGGAAAAACCAACAGCAATTTTCGTTGGTACAGATGAAATGGCATTGGGAGTTATTCATGGTGCACAAGATCGTCAATATTCAATTCCTGAAGATTTTGAAATAGTTGGTTTCGATAACACTAGACTTGCAACAATGGTACGACCACAGTTAACAACTGTTGTTCAACCGACTTATGACATCGGAGCAGTTGCTATGCGTTTATTAACCAAATATATGAATAAAGAAGAAGTAGAAAATCATATCGTAGAGCTACCACACCGAATTGAGTATAGACAATCAACTAAATAA
- a CDS encoding acetoin utilization AcuB family protein has translation MIVRQIMKQDIITLRSDDPISLALASMKKNKIRHIPIVNESNQLVGIVTERDVKDASPSIFQLELKEDFLNKPIKKIMSTDLITGHPLDFVEEVAAILIDNRIGCLPILQDRQLVGLITESDLLHTFVKLTGADQPASHIEIKVPNKAGMLAEVASIFLKRKANIASALIYPDTDDKYKILVFRIQTINVTMIINDLKAEGYQVLSPDLSENAR, from the coding sequence ATGATTGTTAGACAAATCATGAAGCAAGACATTATTACCTTACGTTCTGATGATCCTATAAGTCTCGCACTAGCATCAATGAAAAAAAATAAAATACGTCACATTCCAATTGTGAACGAATCGAATCAATTAGTTGGGATTGTGACGGAAAGAGATGTTAAAGATGCTAGCCCATCTATTTTCCAGCTGGAGCTAAAGGAGGATTTTTTAAACAAACCTATTAAGAAAATTATGTCCACTGATCTTATTACCGGACATCCACTAGACTTTGTTGAAGAGGTTGCAGCCATTTTAATTGATAACAGAATTGGTTGTTTACCAATTCTTCAGGATCGTCAACTTGTTGGGCTAATTACCGAATCGGATTTATTACATACATTTGTAAAACTAACGGGTGCTGACCAGCCTGCATCACATATTGAAATAAAGGTTCCGAATAAAGCTGGAATGTTAGCTGAGGTTGCTTCCATTTTTCTAAAAAGAAAAGCAAATATTGCAAGTGCGCTTATCTATCCTGATACGGACGATAAATATAAAATACTTGTTTTTCGTATTCAAACAATAAATGTAACAATGATCATAAATGACTTAAAAGCTGAAGGATACCAAGTATTATCGCCTGATTTGTCGGAGAATGCTAGATGA
- the acsA gene encoding acetate--CoA ligase — MKLEALPVTKGNYNLTDYDTTYHSFDWSEVEKNFTWAETGRVNAAYEAIDKHVETFRKNKVALYYRDPERDEKYTFKELKELSNKAANVLKDKADVVKGDRLFVFLPRTPELYSVILGAIKLGAIVGPLFEAFMEGAVRDRLEDSDAKVIVTTPELLERVPVNELPSLKHVVIVGETVDDSHIDLLTEMKTASKELEIEWMEKTDGLLLHYTSGSTGKPKGVLHVHGAMVQHYQTSQWVLDLKEDDVYWCTADPGWVTGTVYGIFGPWLSGATNVIVGGRFKPESWYQTIEDYGVTVWYSAPTAFRMLMGAGDELVKQFNTSTLRHILSVGEPLNPEVVRWGVKVFNNRIHDTWWMTETGAQLICNYPCMEIKPGSMGKPIPGVEAAIVDDQGNELPPYRMGNLAIKKGWPSMMHTIWNNQEKFESYFMPGNWYVSGDSAYMDEDGYFWFQGRIDDVIMTSGERVGPFEVESKLVEHPAIAEAGVIGKPDPVRGEIIKAFVALREGYEPTDELKEEIRTFVKKGLAAHAAPREIDFRDKLPKTRSGKIMRRVLKAWELDLPTGDLSTMED; from the coding sequence ATGAAATTGGAAGCGTTGCCAGTAACGAAGGGGAATTATAATTTAACAGACTATGATACAACGTATCACTCATTTGATTGGTCAGAAGTTGAAAAGAATTTTACCTGGGCTGAAACAGGCCGTGTTAATGCTGCATATGAAGCAATTGATAAGCATGTAGAAACGTTCCGAAAAAATAAAGTGGCTCTTTATTATCGCGACCCTGAACGAGATGAGAAATATACATTTAAAGAATTAAAAGAGCTTTCAAATAAAGCTGCGAACGTCTTAAAGGATAAAGCTGATGTTGTAAAAGGTGACCGCCTTTTTGTATTTTTGCCAAGAACCCCTGAATTATATTCTGTCATTTTAGGTGCAATTAAGCTTGGGGCTATTGTTGGTCCTTTATTCGAAGCTTTTATGGAAGGTGCTGTAAGAGACCGATTAGAAGATAGTGATGCAAAAGTAATCGTTACAACTCCTGAGTTACTTGAAAGAGTTCCTGTAAATGAACTACCATCCTTAAAGCATGTTGTTATTGTTGGGGAAACGGTAGACGACTCTCATATAGATTTACTAACTGAGATGAAAACAGCAAGTAAGGAATTAGAAATTGAATGGATGGAAAAAACAGATGGGTTACTGCTTCACTATACATCTGGTTCAACTGGTAAACCAAAAGGTGTTCTGCACGTCCATGGGGCAATGGTTCAGCATTACCAAACTTCACAATGGGTATTAGACTTAAAAGAGGATGATGTATACTGGTGCACAGCAGATCCAGGCTGGGTAACAGGAACTGTTTACGGAATCTTCGGACCATGGTTATCTGGGGCCACTAATGTTATTGTTGGTGGAAGATTTAAACCAGAGTCATGGTATCAAACGATTGAGGATTATGGTGTTACTGTTTGGTATAGTGCACCAACAGCTTTTAGAATGTTGATGGGAGCTGGAGATGAACTTGTTAAACAATTTAACACAAGCACATTGAGACATATTTTAAGTGTGGGTGAACCATTAAACCCTGAGGTAGTTCGTTGGGGAGTAAAGGTATTCAACAACCGCATACATGATACTTGGTGGATGACAGAAACTGGGGCACAACTAATTTGCAATTATCCATGTATGGAAATAAAGCCTGGTTCTATGGGTAAACCAATTCCTGGTGTAGAAGCTGCAATTGTTGATGATCAAGGTAATGAATTACCACCATATCGAATGGGGAACCTAGCTATTAAAAAAGGCTGGCCTTCAATGATGCATACGATTTGGAATAATCAGGAGAAGTTTGAATCTTATTTTATGCCTGGTAACTGGTACGTTTCTGGGGACTCTGCTTATATGGATGAAGATGGATACTTCTGGTTCCAAGGCCGTATAGATGATGTTATTATGACTTCAGGTGAACGTGTAGGACCGTTTGAGGTTGAAAGTAAACTGGTCGAGCACCCTGCGATTGCTGAAGCAGGTGTAATCGGAAAACCTGACCCTGTTAGAGGAGAAATTATTAAAGCATTCGTCGCACTTCGTGAAGGGTATGAACCAACTGATGAATTAAAGGAAGAAATCCGCACATTTGTGAAAAAAGGATTAGCAGCTCATGCTGCTCCACGTGAAATAGATTTCCGTGATAAACTTCCTAAAACACGAAGCGGAAAAATTATGCGTCGTGTGTTAAAGGCTTGGGAGCTTGATTTACCTACAGGTGACTTATCAACAATGGAAGATTAA
- a CDS encoding GNAT family N-acetyltransferase — MKHPKTYNAKELKTPIGSIFIEGPIPPDKLAGYEFHDGLVAFRQPKQQQKALVEIAGLPEGRIIIARHREVIIGYVTYLYPDPLERWSEGNMEELIELGAIEVAPEFRGYSVGKNLLRVSMMDDAMEDYIIITTEYYWHWDLKGSGLNVWEYRKVMEKMMNAGGLEWYATDEPEISSHPANCLMARIGKRIHSESVQKFDQLRFKNRFMY, encoded by the coding sequence ATGAAACATCCTAAGACATATAATGCTAAAGAATTAAAAACACCGATCGGAAGTATTTTTATTGAAGGGCCAATCCCACCTGATAAGCTTGCAGGCTATGAATTTCACGATGGATTAGTAGCATTTCGTCAGCCTAAGCAGCAGCAAAAAGCATTAGTAGAAATAGCAGGTTTACCCGAAGGTAGAATTATTATTGCTAGACATCGTGAAGTTATTATTGGATATGTTACATACCTCTACCCTGATCCACTTGAAAGATGGTCTGAAGGAAATATGGAGGAATTAATAGAATTAGGTGCAATTGAAGTTGCTCCTGAATTCCGCGGTTATTCAGTAGGAAAAAATCTCCTAAGAGTTTCAATGATGGATGATGCAATGGAAGATTATATTATCATTACAACAGAGTACTATTGGCATTGGGACTTAAAAGGGTCTGGATTAAATGTATGGGAATATCGAAAAGTAATGGAAAAAATGATGAATGCTGGAGGGTTAGAATGGTACGCTACAGATGAACCTGAAATAAGTTCTCACCCAGCAAATTGCCTTATGGCTAGAATAGGAAAAAGAATCCATTCTGAATCTGTTCAAAAGTTTGATCAGCTGCGGTTTAAAAACCGTTTCATGTATTAA